The Cicer arietinum cultivar CDC Frontier isolate Library 1 chromosome 1, Cicar.CDCFrontier_v2.0, whole genome shotgun sequence genome contains the following window.
TAAAGGGCATATATCATTATCAATAAATGGGGGGTACAAACGCATGTTTGCATCAAATCTTCTGACGTCTTTATCTGGACTAGGACACTCAATTACACCCTAAACACATGTGCACGCACACACAAAGAACGAGAGTAAGTAATAAGTTGCCCTACATAATTACTATTGACATCAAACTTTGAACAGTTCTACGAACTAAAGTCACTATAGATAAAATATTGCCTTAATTTTGTGCAATAGTTCAACATCTATCCCCATGCAAGCAGAAGGTATGACCCGCGTCTTTAGATCAGTTTCACCATCCAGTGCAGCAGTCTGAACGTAATAATGACATATCATAAGGTCTTTGAAATGTATGTAATGAATTATGTTCTTCTTTCCCCAAAAAGAGGAAATAGGAAAAAGGAGGATAATGGACTTATGTTCGTTGCAATGCCACACAACAAAAGTAGAGAGCCAGTTTTAGCATGACTCGTGACTTAATTACCTCTACATAGCAAACTCCTTGAGGATCAGACGTGCCAATCAAAACAAGGTCACAAGGCACTTCATCATTTTCACGTAGCCATACTATATTACCCACGTGAATATCCTGGGCTTGAATCTGCAAAGAATTTTGATTAAAGTTGAAGAAAATTATACTTATATGAAAGAGTAACATAATATTCGAACAATCAACAGATCATGCTCCGTTACAAACTAAAAGACAAAATGAAGGATAGTTATTGAAATGATGACCAACTGCGGGAAACTGTAAGCTAAATCCTTTTTATCTAGTTTTACTGTTGGGTTCCTCTGCTCTCAACTCCTAAGAAACACagaacaaatatatattttatgaaaataaaatatgcgTCTTACATGTTTTTTGACACCCTTCCTGACAACCCAAACTTCCTTCTCATTTGCCTTTTTGTCTGAAAGATATCTATTATAATCATCCCATGCTTCTTTTGATGCAGAGACTGCAAAAATAAAGATAAGCGGACCCCATGTACTGGCAGGATTTACCGGAGTAATGAGAGGCCATAACTGCAGGCAAGCTATCAGCAAAAAGTACTGATTCATGAACCGGCTGAAAAAGGGGAAATTCAGATGGATTAAaggatatttatttatatttcattagaGGAAATTCATAACACTTGAGGAAGCATCTAcaatataccaaaaataacaAGGCTGAATCCCTAGAATCTAAGATGAGTTCCGTGATGTCAAATTAAAACTGTTTCAATCATCTACATCATTAATTGTAGCCAATGTTTTATCTTTGACCTACACTCTCCTTCCCTCTTTTGAATTTGGTGTCCCTGGTGTAAACTATATGAGGATCCAATAAAAAGAATTTTCCCTCCTTGCAACCAAGCCTTTGTTATTTCGTATTAAAGATGACAAGAAATGAGACCATGCTGAGAACCATGAGGGTGTGAAAAAAGACCCATGTGGGCACATCAACGCTATCAAACTTTCACAATTCCAATGTAATGACAATGAATAATAAACAGAATCAGCAGAAAGTTTACCTGAACTGTTCCCATAAATTTTTCGGAAGAAAGTTCAACACAgtatattttctatttgataTTCTATTGTCACAGTAAAAATCATGAGACGATTCAtcatcatcaatataaacataACGCTTCATTGTTGAGTTTTGAGCATCTAATTGCGGATGGATATCCTCTACACCTCCATTGCAATGCTCAAATAGAACAATTTATAAACAATCTCAAACAGTCATTTTCTGCAAGCAACAAGGATATTAAACTCAAAAATGACAACATTAAAGGAttaaactcaaattcaaaaacaaaaagatttTCTATAATTCTCAAAATAAACCCAGCATCTAAATAAGTAGTCGGCATCAGAGTATTGAGGCTgtgtttggattgacttatGAACACTCATTTGGGATTATATGGCATAAGCATATATAAGAACTTCTAGAAATAACTTACTGACATATCCAAAAGTTGTTTCCAACTTATTTCAGCAAGCTCACCAGAATAACTAATATAAAACCGGTTTTACTATGTTTTCGATCGCACGATTTTAGTATGCAATCGCGGAATCGCTGTGCGGATTGGAGCTCTGATCTGCTGCGACGCAATTCCCAATTAGAGTCAATGTTGCGTTATCGATGGCGCCGCTTAAGCGCTCAATCGCGGAATCGCGGTACGGAGTGAAGCTCTGCTGCGACGCGATTAGGTGGTGCGTGCCTTTAGCAGGGGCTGCTATCGCGGCCGCAGATCGCGCTGAAATCGGATCCTTGTGCTCCCTACAGGAGAGGGGAAGGAAAAACCTTGAATGGAAAAGGAAAACGGAAAACCTGGAGTTTCTCGCTGTTTCCGGCGGCCAACGAGCTTTTCCGGCTGAGTTTTCCGGCCAGTAATGTTCAGTGCAACACCAATTTGTTTCTGATTCAAAGCCAAACCGGAAATGGAATTACTGCAATTTTTGTTAAGAAGCTGCTTAGTTTTGTTGTTTGTGgggtttttaattttgattatttgttaaaataaaaaaatgtgtttattctttttctttagtcaaatgatttttgttttttgacatATTCTTTAGTCAATAGTGATGGCATCttcaactttgtttttttctcttaataTACAATATAAGCaagtttataattgtttttattattgaaaattaataaaaaataaatggacATTTGGTTCTCTTTTgtaccaaaaaataataaaataaatatgaaaaatacaTTCTCCTTTTTTTACagttttttatattaacaataattttgaatCGTAATACTTATTTTGGTTAGAAAAAGACATAAAGAGCATGATAATAAATGCTTTAGAATATTCTTTTTCAAGAATAATTTTAGGGATTTTGTTTTGGGTTGAGTATTAGTTGGGCGTGGATGGGTTGGTTGAATTTAgtcaaatcatttaaaattgaaCTACTGGTTTATAAATTTACGATCAATTTTTTTATCGGTTTAGGCGGGTTTCAATTAGTACATGcagtattataaatttattgatcaataattttctttaatttattcacGTAGTCATTAATATAGTATCTATTAAAACTATAAATTCAGAAGTTTGATATATAGATAAtatgtcatttaattatttaatttttataatattaaaatatgttaatttttaaatatatcgtAAAAgtcatcttttatattttagtgcgatgtttatttctttaaattttgttcattttaaaaaagtattttactttcaatattttatcaatatttaagtaaagtttttatatttaaacttttaaatgaAGTTATTAAATTTGGATAACcgtgatttatttttttcttactcGCGTTTGATcactcaaatatatatatatatatatatatatatatatatatatataaactcgTATAATTTATGATCAAATTAAACCATTCCACTCGCTTGGATTCTAGGGAATCAATTGGTTCTTTTTCTTTAGtcaaatgatttttgttttttgacatATTCTTTAGTCAATAGTGATGGCATCttcaactttgtttttttctcttaataTACAATATAAGCaagtttataattgtttttattattgaaaattaataaaaaataaatggacATTTGGTTCTCTTTTgtaccaaaaaataataaaataaatatgaaaaatacaTTCTCCTTTTTTTACagttttttatattaacaataattttgaatCGTAATACTTATTTTGGTTAGAAAAAGACATAAAGAGCATGATAATAAATGCTTTAGAATATTCTTTTTCAAGAATAATTTTAGGGATTTTGTTTTGGGTTGAGTATTAGTTGGGCGTGGATGGGTTGGTTGAATTTAgtcaaatcatttaaaattgaaCTACTGGTTTATAAATTTACGATCAATTTTTTTATCGGTTTAGGCGGGTTTCAATTAGTACATGcagtattataaatttattgatcaataattttctttaatttattcacGTAGTCATTAATATAGTATCTATTAAAACTATAAATTCAGAAGTTTGATATATAGATAAtatgtcatttaattatttaatttttataatattaaaatatgttaatttttaaatatatcgtAAAAgtcatcttttatattttagtgcgatgtttatttctttaaattttgttcattttaaaaaagtattttactttcaatattttatcaatatttaagtaaagtttttatatttaaacttttaaatgaAGTTATTAAATTTGGATAACcgtgatttatttttttcttactcGCGTTTGATcactcaaatatatatatatatatatatatatatatatatatttaaataaactcgtATAATTTATGATCAAATTAAACCATTCCACTCGCTTGGATTCTAGGGAATCAATTGGTTTTGCTCGGAGTTAAATTAAGTATCGCTTGCATGAGCATTCAAATTTACTATATCAATGTTAATCTAcaatatttgtttaaatgacTCGGTTTTACCATAATCGTAACATATTATTGGAAATATAAGGAGTTATTTACATTGTGAAAATATGTCACGGATATAAGATAAATGATTAGTTAATGAAAATGTATGTTtagaaataaaagtaaaaataaaaaattcttacaTTTGTATTGTTTTAGAAATGTCCGCGTGAgaatttttctttctaaaaatgTGAATGACTAGTATGGAAGttatattaatatcatttaaaatttccaTCTATTTTTAATCAAAGATGAGTCTCTGATGAAGTGTTgggttattataaaatattaaagtatttacAGATAGTTGCTCCACAATCTAAAATGGTAGTTCCATCATGTTATATTTTGATTGCAATAAGAAtaaattgtttttcattttcagtGAGACAATTATCTCACCGTCCTTGGTAATCATTGGCAGTTTCTAGAAAAGCATGCGACTAAGATTTCTACTAACACAATTTCTAGGCAATCGTTCACAGTTTTGTAAGCAGTAGTCATGTTTTGAATCCTTCTCCATCTCGTTAAATAccaaatagaaataaaattagtaGCCTTATCTCCAATTATATATGTTTGAATATGAcaatctatattatttttaatagtatAAGCATAAAACCAATCAAAAACGAAATGTTAAGTTTTAATTGTGAaggaattgaaaaaattattccagtatcatatctattttatttctcttgtcCGGTTGAAAAAACCATTCTCTACGAAAAGGCAATTTTCTGTAATAAatatttggcttaattgcagttttggtcccttatatttgttaaattgcAAAAGTAGTctcctattttatttttctccagttttagtccccctatATTTGCTGAATCGTAAAAGTagttctctattttatttttctccagttttggtcctccaaacataattttgatccaaaacttgatgaagtattatttttttttgcgtttatttaagtcatacAACGACTCAATAATATCGTGATGCAAcaattgtatttaaaattaatgatcATAAATAGTGCGATGtaactttaaaaaatgtcacttcataagttttggactaaaattatgtttagaTGACCAAAACtgagaagaaataaaatagatggactactttcacgattcagctaaaatagagagactaaaactgcaattaaacttaaatatttttatcaataacgaACTCATATAAcatcataatatttattaaaaaagaaaattgttgGAGATTGGATTGATCTTTGTGATTTTATTATTCATGATCTCTATTTCTACAATTACTATagtttttgaataaataaataatataaatatacatatttttaaaatatgtaacaTTAATCAGATATTTATACACCAAAATCATATATCACTGAAGATGGTTTAGGTTGAGGCGTAGGTAGGTATATATATGTATTGGAATAATGGAAAAATATCTCCTTAGACACGGTTGTCCTGAAATTTTCCATTGTTAGCTCATTTAATCTACTAGAAATTTATtctattaaagattaattaattataagggATAATTGATGTTTTTACTTAAAACTTTAATGAAAATCAGTGATATTTTTGAAAACACTTCTGTtgatctttattattattaaaacaatgattcgttgaataaaaataaaaacaaatgtaatataaaaaataaattattgaaataagAGTGATAGTATAAAACGCAAGTGAGGTTTGTCTTTATTGACAAGTGTGAATTTTCTTAGCTCTTTCGAGTGATTGACCAATATCCAATGGAGAATGGAAGTGAGAAATGGAAGTTCGAAGGGAACAAAGGGTTGAATGCTTCATCTGTTTCAGTGAGAGGCGTTTATAACATGCTTATGGATTCCATCAACAATAATGAAAACAAGAAATCAGTTATTCGTCTCTGTCGTGTAGATCCCACAGATAATCCACTCTTTAAGACTTCCCCTGATGCTTCTGAAGCTGTTGCTGATGCAGTTCACTCTTTTAACTTCAACTCTTACCCTCCCACTGTTGGTTTACCTGATGCAAAGAGGTTTCTTCACCTTcatctctaaattatttttattttatacatcTTTAGTACTATGTCATAGCTAAACTAATAAATTCAAAGATTATTGTATTCATTTAGAGAGACAGTGAGTTGGGATAATAAATATCGTCCAAAAGATGGTTGAATTTCGTCTTAGATGATTTGAATATGTGTACTAATTATGATAAAGAAACACTTAGAGGTTAATTATTTGGCTAAAAATGTGATATTATGATAGGATGTAATGATATTGTTTGATCCATGTAGCTAGTTGTTGTTGTACAAGCCTCAAGGTTTGTCATTGGAATATGAAATTCAGTCATACAATTGTGTATACTTACAATTCATCTACCAAGACCATGAGTTGCATTCAATTTTTTAAGCACAATTCAAGAGAATACTACTTCATTCCTTGTGGATTATTAGTATGAATAATGATGGTGTTATTAATTTGGTAACAGGGCTATTGCAAATTATCTATCTTCTGATCTTCCATACCAGTTATCACCAGAAGATGTTTTTATCACTGTTGGTGGCACACAAGCTATAGATATAATCTTACCTGTTTTTGCACGTCCTGGTGCCAACATTCTCCTTTCAAGACCAGGCTACCCACAATATGATTCTCGTGCTGCATGTTGTCGCCTCGAAGTTCGCTACTTTGATCTTCTTCCTGAGAGAGGATGGGAGGTTGATCTTGATTCCCTTGAAGCTTTGGCAGATGAGAACACTGTTGCTATGGTCATCATCAATCCTAGCAATCCATGTGGGAATGTGTTCACATACCAACATTTAAAAAAGGTATACATTGtataatcattattttaaatttacatttGTGGTCACCTTTGCAGTTATGCTAAAAACTTTTATATTGCAGTAAAATGTGGCTGATGCAGTTGTGTTATAACTAGTTAACAACAACCgtggttaaaaaaaatagatatgaaAACTTATAAAGAAAGAACTTATGATGTTTGATTACAAAGTTTGGCGAATTATGTCTGCGTCTCCGACTGTAGAGTGGCTGCAATTACTTTCTATTTATTTCAAGATTAGGATTTATAATGTACTGTACAACCTGTATTTGAATACTACAATCTAGATAGTACTACGAGTCATACCCAACAAACCATAATTGCATTGCGATGACCTCTACAACTGTTATGTTGCAAGTGCAActgcaatttaaaatcatatgtGTAACATATAGTAATGTAGTATTTAATCTACAGTATCTTGGAGTTGGAATCAAAATGTGAACATTTTTCAGTATTGTTGTAGGTTGCTGAGACTGCAACAAAACTTGGAATTTGTGTAATTTCTGATGAAGTTTATGCACATTTGGCATTTGGAAGCAATCCATTTGTGTCCATGGGAGTGTTTTCATCAATAGTGCCAGTAATTACAATTGGGTCCTTGTCAAAAAGATGGTTAGTTCCTGGTTGGAGAACTGGTTGGATAGCCAAATGTGACCCccacaaaatatttcaaaaaactgGGGTTAGTTCTTTATTTCTTGTTTTCAATCTTTTCTGTGTTATTATAGCTAAATAAGAAGGTTACATTTTGCTTtctatgtttatttttaatggaACAAAGGTTTTTCTTTCTGTTATAAATGACACAACACTAActgttttttaaatttctttgtCAGATAGTGGCAAATATCATCAGCTATTTGGAGATCACTTCTGACCCTCCAACAATCATGCAGGTAAACAGTTTTCTTCCATAAGCAAGTACAAAAATAAcagaaaatttaatattgtaaaatttgtaacttaattaaatacatatttgtACTTGTATGCCACAGTTAatttttttctagaaacaaaAATGATGGTAACATAGGAATTTGCAATTGCAGGCAGCAATACCTCAAATCCTTGAGAAAACAAAAGCTGAATTCCAtttaaaaaatctgaatatAATGAGGGAGGCTGCAGATATATTCTATGATGTATGTAATGAGATTTCTTGTTTGACATGTCCTCACAAACCAGAAGGAGCCATGTCTGCTATGGTACGTTTCAGGGAGAATTTCAAGGTTTTTATcatgttatatataatattaaatgtaaAATGAGTTGAGAGTAAATTGAATGGAGCAGGTGgaaattaattttgcacaagTTAAAGGCATTATTGATGATGTGGATTTCTGTGTCAAGCTGGCCAAAGAGGAATCTGTAATGCTTCTTCCgggtaagattttttttttttaattttgttgtcatcATCCTTAGATCAATCTCACATTTCTCAATTTCATGAATAAAGTGATGATTGTTGATGTAAGTATAATACTTGTAGGTGTCACTGTTGGTCTAAAGAATTGGCTTCGGATTAGTCTTGCTGTTGATGCTTCTGAACTTGAGGAAGGCCTTAGGAGGTTAAAAGCATTCAGCCTTCGCCATGCAATTAGTTAATAGCTCTCATATCCaatatattgagaatttgtttggcaataatttttttttttttttatcaataatcgTTGGTATTTTACATGTGTTTGATTTagacatcaaataaaaaatatcattttatttattagtgacaaatatttgtcttaaataaaaaatataagacaaatatttgttactaataaataaaatgatattttttatctattcattaataacaaaaatttgtcctatgtttttaaaaatatattaatgataaatatttgttctatatttttttatgaatcaatgttaaatatttgtttcgtgatttttataattatcattgacaaatatttgtctcatgtttttttaatatttatcaatgatagaGATTTGTTCAGtgttttataaaaatgtattaataacaaataattgtctcttattttttatttatcactaTGAAATAGtcctatgtttttttttttatttttttgttttttttttatcatagaCAAACATTTGctccatatttttttatgcatcagttataaatatttattcggtgtatttttaatatttatcaatgaaaaatatttgttatatatatatatatatatttgtgtctTTTCCAATGTTTAAAATTGAATTagtcaattttgattttttttttagtattaattttttGCTAGTGTTCACGTATCTTATATTGATAgttggaaaataaaaagaatgtacagatg
Protein-coding sequences here:
- the LOC101515700 gene encoding nicotianamine aminotransferase 1-like; the encoded protein is MENGSEKWKFEGNKGLNASSVSVRGVYNMLMDSINNNENKKSVIRLCRVDPTDNPLFKTSPDASEAVADAVHSFNFNSYPPTVGLPDAKRAIANYLSSDLPYQLSPEDVFITVGGTQAIDIILPVFARPGANILLSRPGYPQYDSRAACCRLEVRYFDLLPERGWEVDLDSLEALADENTVAMVIINPSNPCGNVFTYQHLKKVAETATKLGICVISDEVYAHLAFGSNPFVSMGVFSSIVPVITIGSLSKRWLVPGWRTGWIAKCDPHKIFQKTGIVANIISYLEITSDPPTIMQAAIPQILEKTKAEFHLKNLNIMREAADIFYDVCNEISCLTCPHKPEGAMSAMVEINFAQVKGIIDDVDFCVKLAKEESVMLLPGVTVGLKNWLRISLAVDASELEEGLRRLKAFSLRHAIS